CCAGCTATGTAGACCTTATTATCGTAAGGCATCACGATGAGGGATTTGCAGAACGTGCGGCATGGACATTAAATTTCTATGCTAACCGTACAATACCGGTCATAAATGGCGGTTCGGGAAAAGACCAGCACCCCACACAAGCCCTACTGGATATGTACACCCTAAAAAGAGCCGGACAGATACAGGGGAAGAAAATCGCTATGGTAGGTGACCTGAAGCGAGGACGCACCGTACGATCTTTATGCCGTCTTTTGTCACTATATGAAGATAACGAGATATATTTTATTTCGCCAAAAGAATTTGCAATGAAAAAGGATATATTGGAATTTCTTGATTCTAAAAATGTAAAATACACCATTACTGACAATCTGGAATCGGTAATACATGAAGTTGATGCGGTGTACTGCACCAGAATTCAGGACGAACATGATAAAAACGGGGAATCATCAACCGTAGATATAAGCAAATTCTGTATAACGGAAGATTTGGTAAAAAAAATGAAGGAAGATGCAGTAATCATGCACCCCTTCCCACGTAGATACGAAATAGATGTAAAAGTAGATAAAGACCCAAGGGCAGCATACTGGAAGCAGGGCAGAAACGGAATGTGGATAAGAATAGCCCTTATTCTAAAGATAATGAACCGTGATAGCGTTGTTTACAGCTATTAGGACTTTCTTTTTAAGACCTCTGCATAATACGTCATCGCCTGAAAATACAAAATAAAAATAATTTTGCATTATGCAGAGGTCTTTTTTTATAGGTTTTATTACACATATAATGCCGTCTAACTTTTCAACAATGCCGCTAATAAAGCTTGGAATGACTATAAAATTAGCTTTCATCCTTTTTATCATAAACCGGAGTTGCCTTGTTGCAAACCAACAAAGCCCTGATAATTTCCATAAGGATAATAATAAAAACAGGAATTAATAAATATGCATATTCACCGCTATCTAACACTCCTATACCGACAAAATACTGTAATGTAAAAACGGCACAAAGTCCAGTTACCGTAAAATTAATGAATATAAGTTTAAAAATGCCCCTGATACGGATACGTGTTTTGCAGCTTGAACACTTAAATGAAAATGGTGATAAAGCCGCAATTATAGTTATTATCCCGATATCATTGCCGCAAGAGGGGCATTTTGTCTTAAATTTCATTCTATAATAAGTCCCTTATTACATTATGGAGTATTCCGCCATTTTTATAGTATTCCACTTCATCACCCGTATCTATCCTGCATAATAACGGAACTTTTTCAGTTTCACCGTTAGAACGTGTAATAACACAACTAACGTCCATACCGGGCTTTATGCCCCCTTCTATACCGAGGATATCAACCTTTTCATCACCTTTTAAGTTCAGGGATTTACGTGTAATACCATCTTTAAAGTTAAGAGGCAGAACGCCCATTCCAACAAGATTTGAACGGTGAATACGCTCAAAGCTCTCCGATATAACCGCTTTTACACCCAAAAGGATAGTACCTTTAGCAGCCCAGTCACGTGAAGAACCCATTCCATAATCTTTTCCGGCAAAGATTACCAAAGGTACGCCCTGCTCTTTCTTTTTCATGGCAAAATCATAAATCGTCACCACCTCACCGCTATCATGACATTTTGTATAGCCACCCGTTTTTTCAGGGGTCATTTCATTTTGTATCCTGATATTAGCAAAAGTTCCACGCATCATCACTTCATGATTACCGCGTCTTGAACCGTAAGAGTTGAAATCCTCAACCGCAACGCCTTTTTCCTTCAGGTATTTTGCGGCAGGGCTATCTTTTGCAATAGAACCCGCAGGAGAAATATGGTCTGTTGTAATGCTATCGCCGAATATTGCAAGGATACTAGCCCCCTTCACATCTTCGATACCGTCAACTTCCTTTTTCATATCAGTGAAATAAGGCGGATTATTAATGTAAGTGCTATCCGACCACGCATATGTGTCGCCACCTTCCACTTTTATTTTTTGCCAGTGTTCATCTCCTGCAAATACATCGGCGTATTTTTTAGCAAACATTTGAGGCGTAACATTTTTTAAAACAGCATCGGCAATTTCAGCATTGGTCGGCCAGATATCTTTTAAATAAACATCGTTACCGTTATTATCGTTGGCAATAGCATCTTTTGTGATATCAATATTCATGCTTCCTGCTATAGCATATGCAACAACCAAAGGAGGTGATGCCAGATAATTAGCCTTAACAAGGGCGTGTACCCTGCCCTCAAAATTCCTGTTACCTGAGAGAACCGAACAAACCGTTATATCACTTGCCTTTACCGCCTCTTCAATTTCAGGAAGTAGGGGACCTGAATTTCCTATACAGGTAGTACAGCCGTACCCTACAAGATTAAAACCAAGTTTATCAAGCTCATCGTCTAAACCTGCCGCCTCAAGATATTCGGTAACAACCTTAGAACCCGGAGCTAGGGAAGTTTTTACCCAAGGCTTTACCTTAATTCCACGT
This DNA window, taken from Alphaproteobacteria bacterium CG11_big_fil_rev_8_21_14_0_20_39_49, encodes the following:
- the pyrB gene encoding aspartate carbamoyltransferase; translated protein: MQQYEGWEDFKNKSVDEKASILSGDKGSLFDVIYAQQFTKEHLEELFFLADTIRKIAKTQKGMNFLSTILSDKRAMLFFVQPSTRTFLSFLNACQIVGMHISEIRDSSTSSEVKGESPEDMIRTFSSYVDLIIVRHHDEGFAERAAWTLNFYANRTIPVINGGSGKDQHPTQALLDMYTLKRAGQIQGKKIAMVGDLKRGRTVRSLCRLLSLYEDNEIYFISPKEFAMKKDILEFLDSKNVKYTITDNLESVIHEVDAVYCTRIQDEHDKNGESSTVDISKFCITEDLVKKMKEDAVIMHPFPRRYEIDVKVDKDPRAAYWKQGRNGMWIRIALILKIMNRDSVVYSY